A DNA window from Roseovarius sp. Pro17 contains the following coding sequences:
- a CDS encoding glycosyltransferase family 2 protein — protein MRLRRKHAKARSLRKGLSLRPVVDRTSQIAPGDILLFSTLRDEHVRLPYFLDYYRSMGVSHFLIVDNDSSDGSGNYLADQPDVSLWHTTGSYRGARFGVDWLNGLQSKYGHDHWTLVVDPDELFIYPFCDTRPIKALTDWLDGSNVRSFGAMLLDMYPKGPLDAVPYRCGQDPIEIASWFDPGNYMIRKNKRFGNLWIQGGPRARVFFKDTPKKAPALNKIPLVKWNRRYAYISSTHTLLPRGLNLVYDEWGGESASGVLLHAKFLNTFAQKAEEEMRRKQHYRASLEYKAYMENMAGQPELWCKWSEKYINWRQLEILGLMSKGNWA, from the coding sequence ATGCGGCTGCGCCGCAAGCATGCCAAGGCGCGCTCGCTTCGCAAGGGCTTGTCCCTGCGTCCGGTGGTCGATCGCACGAGCCAGATCGCGCCGGGAGACATTCTGCTGTTTTCGACTCTGCGCGATGAACATGTGCGCCTGCCCTATTTCCTCGACTACTACCGCAGCATGGGCGTCAGTCATTTCCTAATTGTGGACAATGACAGCAGCGACGGCAGTGGCAACTACCTGGCCGACCAGCCCGACGTGTCGCTGTGGCACACCACCGGCAGCTACAGGGGCGCGCGCTTTGGCGTTGATTGGCTGAACGGGCTTCAGTCCAAATATGGCCATGATCACTGGACCCTCGTCGTCGACCCGGACGAACTGTTCATCTACCCATTCTGCGACACGCGCCCGATCAAGGCGTTGACCGACTGGCTGGACGGATCGAACGTGCGCAGCTTTGGCGCGATGTTGCTGGACATGTATCCCAAGGGACCGCTAGACGCCGTGCCGTACCGGTGCGGACAGGACCCGATCGAGATTGCGTCGTGGTTCGACCCCGGCAACTACATGATCAGAAAAAACAAGAGATTCGGCAATCTCTGGATACAAGGCGGCCCGCGCGCCCGCGTCTTTTTCAAGGACACACCGAAAAAGGCACCCGCCCTCAACAAGATCCCGCTGGTCAAATGGAACCGGCGCTATGCCTATATCAGCTCGACCCATACGCTGCTGCCGCGCGGTCTGAACCTGGTTTATGACGAATGGGGCGGCGAGTCGGCCAGCGGCGTGCTGCTTCATGCCAAGTTTCTGAATACCTTCGCCCAAAAAGCCGAGGAAGAAATGCGGCGCAAACAGCACTACCGCGCCTCGCTGGAGTACAAGGCCTACATGGAAAATATGGCAGGCCAGCCAGAACTCTGGTGCAAATGGTCCGAAAAATATATAAACTGGA